Genomic DNA from Sporomusaceae bacterium FL31:
GGGCGAAGATTTTGTGCCCGATTGGGAAGGAGCTTGCTTAATGTCTTATCAACGGCTGCACTGACTCCGCCAGTATGGGCATAGATTCTTCCGCTGAGAGAAGCCTGGGAGTTTTCTTGATCTGGTTGGCCAATTGGGTCAACTTGAGCGGCTTCAAAGATAGTTTTTAGTTCTTGAAATGTTAAAACAAAGTCGACCGCGCCTTGCAAATCAGGAAGCATCGCTTCCGCCTTTTTTGCTACACACGGCCCAATAAATACGACTTTGGCTTCAGGATTGATGGCCTTAATAACCCTTGCTGAAGCAATCATCGGGGATACTGATGGAGAAATATGTTCAATTAGTTCAGGAAACTTGTTTTCAATGAGTTTGATCCAGATTGGGCAGCAACAACTGGTAAGTAAAAAATCTTGCTCGGTTTTCACATGTTCATTAAACTCGAAAGCTTCTTTCATGGTTACTAAATCGGCGTATAATGCTGTTTCGACCATATCAGTAAAGCCAAGGCTTATTAATGCTGAGCGCAGTTTGCCTGGGGTTACATCAGAACCGAATTGTCCGGTGAATGCTGGTGCAACTGAGGCATAAACGGGCTGAGCATGCTGGCGAAGCAAGTTGATAAGCGGGACAAACTGCGATTTTTCCGATAACGCTCCAAAAGAACAGGCGTTAACACAATGTCCTTCACCCATACATTTATCATAATTGATACTTAGTTTACCTGAAAGGTCATGACTGATCGCATGAAAAGGACAAGCAGCTTCGCAGGCCCTGGCACCTTCAGCACATAATTGGCAGGCGGTTGGATCGGCGATAATTACTGATTCATTGCTCATGCCCATCAGTGCTTCATTGTCAAATTCATTGAGGACATTGTCGGAGTCATGCAGCGGCAAGCCCATGGCGATTCGAATTTGATTAGCAATATAACGGCGGCTGGTACTGTCTTTAACCTCTTCATGGATTAATTCGCAGATTTCTTCGCGTTGTTCGAGTAACTTACCTTCCCAGGCAGCTTTAGCAATATGAAAGAGAATACGCGGTTTAATATCAAGTGTGTTGGGGGTAGACAAATTAGGCACCTCACTTTAAAAATGTAGACTTAAATTGCCATTATCCTTTTTATCTTTAGCAAAATCCTATTGCGCTTTTAAATAATATTT
This window encodes:
- a CDS encoding iron hydrogenase; this encodes MSTPNTLDIKPRILFHIAKAAWEGKLLEQREEICELIHEEVKDSTSRRYIANQIRIAMGLPLHDSDNVLNEFDNEALMGMSNESVIIADPTACQLCAEGARACEAACPFHAISHDLSGKLSINYDKCMGEGHCVNACSFGALSEKSQFVPLINLLRQHAQPVYASVAPAFTGQFGSDVTPGKLRSALISLGFTDMVETALYADLVTMKEAFEFNEHVKTEQDFLLTSCCCPIWIKLIENKFPELIEHISPSVSPMIASARVIKAINPEAKVVFIGPCVAKKAEAMLPDLQGAVDFVLTFQELKTIFEAAQVDPIGQPDQENSQASLSGRIYAHTGGVSAAVDKTLSKLLPNRAQNLRPLCVDGIPDCQQTLAKIKEGKIEANFIEGMACKGGCVGGPGRIISPTEGKHYVVEYGQASQAQTPVENPQVYALLNRLSQGEHNPNLTGESPIAKLLARNLK